A section of the Flavobacterium sp. CG_23.5 genome encodes:
- a CDS encoding GIY-YIG nuclease family protein: protein MIEFQEGNHTYYVYILTNKAKTVLYTGVTNNLKIRLKQHKESLNPNSFTAKYNVHYLLYFEKFTWIQLAIAKEKEIKGWKKDKKITLIKTINPALNFLDHCFD, encoded by the coding sequence ATGATAGAATTTCAAGAAGGTAACCATACTTATTATGTTTATATTCTGACGAATAAAGCTAAAACTGTTTTGTATACTGGCGTTACAAATAATTTAAAAATTCGATTAAAGCAGCACAAAGAATCCTTGAATCCTAATTCGTTTACAGCCAAATATAATGTTCATTATTTGTTGTATTTCGAAAAATTTACTTGGATTCAATTAGCAATTGCCAAAGAAAAAGAAATTAAAGGCTGGAAAAAAGACAAGAAGATTACATTAATTAAAACAATTAACCCTGCGTTAAATTTTTTGGACCACTGTTTTGATTAA